From the bacterium genome, one window contains:
- a CDS encoding SDR family oxidoreductase, which produces NHHPHPASPLKGNGQQDEQIIVLSARSEERLKAYAQQMVEFLGKATNTVSLTDLAYTLQVGREAMEERLALLVSSITELVEKLTRYCQREGRDGREEAERESVYRGNMVEEAEENVYRGNVADHKGQAKLFQILGKKAGEEFIRSIIYERDFAKLAHLWTMGVDVDWKLLYTTRTPHRLPHRISLPTYPFARQRHWISGGSGARYGDSKGLHPLIDKIVPRLSLDQGLAFQKTLHPADLIVKDHRVKGQSLFPAVGYLEMARAAASTIIEDGQSYNLSHVAWLYPLAILKDKKEVQIFLRKEQEQLHFEIQGTQDDHALTTYARGTFQPHEGISQRVAQRISIEEIQARCKHQIEKAMLYAGLREIGITYGPYFQSLDRIWADSQEALGLLSMPAGYEDELNHYALHPALLDGALQTMAGLFIASGEKEGKLMLPFAVEEVEIVNPLQAQGYAYVKAVEGDDHKFNKFNVAILDSTGLVCIKLHHVVLRDLLRDVLNPTDRFFYRPGWIISPLDPLPLQSPSVQAAGADAGASILIIYSSCGQGLMESLAQAHAQDKVFKLKLGTETKQYSPESPGDWEIKTGDPDALDGCLEQFNNIKVIYFLGGIQEPVSDIQDLKALEESQEQGVISLFRLIKALNNRNLFEHSHPQIKVITNNVYQIRSGDVIRPYSASLQGLTRSMAKEFPAAQVSLIDISLRTREGGDLSREELESLVSLIMAEPAHRKGEAVAIRDGKRYVQVVEPISLPSVTGTPFQHQGVYLILGGAGGIGLELSRYLAETVQARLVLLGRSELGAAHKGKFAHIESTGGQVLYIQADATDLQSMKAAVEKAKTHFGRINGVIHSAIVLKDQMLRNMSEETFRQALEPKVKGSIILHAVMQEEPLDFMLFLSSFQSFLGNIGQSNYASACTFKDAFGLYLNQNKPYPVKVINWGYWGSVGIVSNGEYNKRLGAYGIKSIEPDEGMEAIKRVLGNPVDQIIAMKAEDRALEALGVNLHHQVELYPEHIPSLIEAMFDQVKLLPGAINA; this is translated from the coding sequence TAACCATCACCCCCACCCAGCCTCCCCCCTCAAGGGGAATGGTCAACAGGATGAGCAGATCATCGTGCTCTCAGCCAGGAGTGAAGAAAGGCTCAAGGCTTATGCACAGCAGATGGTGGAATTCCTGGGGAAAGCCACTAATACGGTCAGCCTCACCGATCTGGCCTACACTCTGCAGGTGGGACGGGAGGCCATGGAGGAGCGGCTTGCCCTGCTGGTATCAAGCATAACGGAGCTGGTTGAAAAGCTTACCCGGTACTGCCAGAGGGAAGGGAGAGATGGGAGAGAGGAAGCGGAGAGGGAAAGTGTGTACCGGGGGAATATGGTGGAGGAAGCGGAGGAAAATGTGTATCGGGGGAATGTGGCGGACCACAAAGGACAGGCAAAGCTCTTCCAGATACTGGGGAAAAAAGCAGGGGAGGAATTTATCCGGTCCATTATTTATGAGCGGGATTTTGCCAAATTAGCCCATCTTTGGACTATGGGGGTGGATGTGGATTGGAAATTACTCTATACAACCCGGACTCCACACCGCCTCCCCCATCGGATCTCTCTTCCAACCTACCCTTTTGCCAGGCAGCGGCATTGGATAAGCGGAGGTTCCGGAGCCCGTTACGGGGACAGCAAAGGATTGCACCCATTAATCGATAAGATTGTCCCCCGGTTAAGTCTCGACCAGGGCCTTGCCTTTCAAAAGACTCTGCACCCTGCCGATTTGATCGTAAAGGATCACAGGGTAAAAGGGCAATCTCTGTTCCCGGCAGTAGGATACCTGGAAATGGCTCGCGCTGCTGCCTCAACTATCATCGAGGACGGTCAAAGCTATAATCTGTCTCATGTGGCCTGGTTATACCCCCTGGCTATCCTGAAAGACAAGAAGGAAGTCCAGATTTTCCTGAGAAAAGAACAGGAGCAGCTCCATTTCGAGATACAGGGCACCCAGGATGATCACGCCCTTACCACCTATGCCAGGGGGACATTCCAGCCTCATGAAGGGATATCTCAAAGGGTTGCCCAGCGGATCTCCATCGAAGAGATTCAAGCCCGATGCAAACATCAAATCGAAAAGGCAATGCTCTATGCCGGGCTCAGAGAGATAGGTATTACCTATGGCCCTTATTTCCAGAGCCTTGACCGGATTTGGGCTGACAGCCAGGAAGCCCTGGGGCTCCTGAGCATGCCGGCAGGATACGAAGACGAATTAAACCACTATGCCCTCCACCCTGCTTTGCTGGACGGAGCCCTTCAGACTATGGCAGGGCTTTTCATTGCCTCTGGTGAAAAGGAGGGAAAGCTCATGCTGCCCTTTGCCGTCGAAGAGGTAGAGATCGTGAATCCCCTTCAGGCACAGGGATACGCATATGTAAAGGCTGTCGAAGGAGATGACCATAAATTCAATAAATTCAACGTGGCCATTTTAGATAGTACCGGCCTGGTCTGCATCAAGCTTCACCATGTTGTATTAAGGGATTTACTCAGAGATGTACTAAATCCCACTGACAGATTCTTCTATCGTCCCGGCTGGATAATAAGCCCGCTCGATCCATTGCCATTGCAATCGCCTTCGGTCCAGGCAGCCGGTGCGGATGCAGGAGCCAGTATCCTTATTATATATTCTTCCTGCGGCCAGGGGCTCATGGAGTCTTTGGCTCAAGCACATGCACAAGATAAGGTGTTTAAGCTTAAACTGGGGACTGAGACAAAACAATATTCACCGGAATCACCAGGAGATTGGGAGATTAAAACGGGTGATCCTGATGCTTTGGATGGTTGTCTGGAACAATTCAATAACATCAAGGTCATTTACTTCCTTGGAGGTATACAGGAGCCGGTATCGGATATCCAGGATTTAAAAGCCCTGGAAGAAAGTCAGGAGCAGGGAGTAATCTCCCTCTTCAGATTAATCAAGGCACTGAATAACCGGAATCTCTTTGAGCATTCCCACCCCCAGATAAAGGTAATCACCAACAATGTCTATCAAATCAGGTCGGGCGATGTAATCAGGCCGTATTCAGCCAGTTTGCAGGGCCTGACCAGATCAATGGCGAAAGAATTCCCTGCGGCCCAGGTCAGCCTTATCGATATCAGCCTGCGAACCAGGGAGGGAGGGGATCTGTCGAGGGAAGAACTGGAGAGTCTGGTCAGCTTGATTATGGCAGAGCCTGCTCACCGGAAGGGGGAAGCGGTGGCTATACGCGACGGGAAACGATATGTTCAGGTGGTGGAGCCGATTTCCCTTCCTTCAGTAACCGGAACACCATTTCAGCATCAGGGTGTCTACCTGATTTTGGGCGGAGCAGGAGGCATCGGGCTTGAGTTGAGCCGGTATCTGGCAGAGACAGTCCAGGCACGGCTGGTATTATTGGGTCGCAGTGAATTGGGGGCGGCACACAAGGGGAAATTTGCCCACATCGAATCAACAGGGGGCCAGGTACTCTATATCCAGGCGGATGCCACAGACCTTCAGAGTATGAAAGCAGCCGTTGAGAAGGCAAAGACTCATTTTGGCCGTATCAATGGAGTGATCCATTCAGCTATTGTCTTGAAAGATCAGATGTTAAGGAATATGAGTGAAGAGACTTTCCGGCAGGCACTGGAGCCCAAAGTCAAAGGCAGTATCATTCTGCATGCAGTAATGCAGGAGGAGCCCCTTGATTTCATGCTGTTCCTCTCATCATTTCAATCATTCTTAGGCAATATCGGGCAGAGCAACTATGCTTCAGCCTGTACCTTTAAGGATGCTTTCGGCTTATATCTCAATCAGAATAAGCCCTACCCGGTGAAGGTTATCAATTGGGGCTATTGGGGAAGTGTCGGTATTGTATCCAATGGTGAATATAACAAGCGGCTCGGTGCCTATGGCATCAAATCCATCGAGCCTGATGAGGGGATGGAGGCAATAAAGAGGGTATTGGGAAATCCCGTAGATCAAATTATCGCCATGAAAGCGGAGGATCGGGCTTTGGAGGCATTAGGAGTTAATCTGCATCATCAGGTGGAGCTTTACCCTGAGCATATCCCGTCGCTTATCGAAGCTATGTTCGATCAGGTTAAATTATTGCCAGGAGCGATAAATGCCTGA